In one window of Pseudodesulfovibrio sediminis DNA:
- a CDS encoding DUF4911 domain-containing protein has protein sequence MKSSSRRKYRKRICPPAPAESARTYIRIDPSMIGMFRFLLEGYDNLGIFTVVNKFKGILVLRYSPHLKREIKQFLKAVTTEMHLEILPQL, from the coding sequence ATGAAGTCCTCGTCTCGCCGCAAATACCGCAAGCGCATCTGCCCGCCCGCCCCGGCGGAATCCGCGCGCACCTATATCCGCATCGACCCGTCAATGATAGGGATGTTCCGCTTTCTGCTGGAAGGCTACGACAACCTCGGCATATTCACGGTAGTCAATAAATTCAAGGGGATATTGGTACTCAGATACAGCCCGCACCTGAAGCGGGAGATAAAACAGTTTCTGAAGGCCGTGACCACCGAAATGCATCTGGAAATCCTGCCCCAGCTCTGA